A DNA window from Sphaeramia orbicularis chromosome 22, fSphaOr1.1, whole genome shotgun sequence contains the following coding sequences:
- the atg14 gene encoding LOW QUALITY PROTEIN: beclin 1-associated autophagy-related key regulator (The sequence of the model RefSeq protein was modified relative to this genomic sequence to represent the inferred CDS: inserted 2 bases in 2 codons; deleted 3 bases in 3 codons; substituted 1 base at 1 genomic stop codon), with protein sequence MASSVGLPPLGSDPDRRAASSPGLLSGSRPAVRPHLPGCVMVESVDDAEGLYVAVERCPLCSTSRRRLTCARCVRDGDFVYFDGRNTERFTEKMDRLQKLKEEKDQLQQRXEDQVDKEDQVDWGNGKIMSCKMKIEQLKEAVALGNEAVKSDKELLTRSQEETQRLQRRAGRHQEKRDKIERHNRRLGEVLEKRSRELQNRLEQLSALRREHILELSTHIFPTQEEKQGSRDPADVVECDPALTSSTVSELAEARRTTYLSGRWIWDDQNGETSISITGPPVTLPSNGDCSAYYSWVEEKSTNQGPELDHINPAHTISAALXYSTQLVTILSHILDVQPAKKLCNSEFCGENLSRYRFTRALSKLNTNVLHLCFSQHVDSEKLHPHHTLRNVMFLVSPENQNLGRTGPFEVSADLEESMEFVEPEASGPAEESGDEAGVTDEETDLGTDWETVPSPRFCXIPSQSMDLSQSALQVSQPAANTGGMISSAAASVSSWFRAYTGQR encoded by the exons ATGGCGTCCTCCGTCGGACTCCCTCCGCTTGGCTCGGACCCGGACCGCCGTGCAGCTTCCTCCCCCGGCCTTCTGAGTGGTTCCAGGCCCGCCGTCCGGCCCCACCTGCCGGGCTGTGTGATGGTGGAGTCCGTGGACGACGCGGAGGGTCTGTACGTGGCCGTGGAGCGGTGTCCGCTCTGCTCCACGTCCCGCCGGAGGCTCACCTGCGCCCGCTGCGTCCGGGACGGGGACTTTGTGTATTTCGACGGGCGGAACACGGAGAG ATTCACTGAGAAGATGGACAGG CTGCAGAagctgaaagaagagaaagaCCAGCTGCAACAAAGGTAAGAGGACCAGGTGGACAAGGAGGACCAGGTCGACTGGGG AAATGGGAAGATCATGTCGTGTAAGATGAAGATCGAGCAGCTGAAGGAGGCGGTTGCCCTGGGCAATGAGGCGGTCAAGAGCG ATAAAGAACTCCTGACTCGCTCTCAGGAGGAAACTCAGCGTCTGCAGCGACGCGCCGGACGACACCAGGAGAAACGGGACAAAATCGAACGACACAACCGTCGTTTGGGCGAAGTGCTGGAGAAACGGAGCCGAGAGCTGCAGAACCGCCTGGAGCAGCTGTCGGCGCTGAGGAGGGAACACATCCTGGAGCTGAGCACGCACATCTTCCCCAcccaggaggagaagcagggCAGTAG aGACCCCGCGGACGTGGTCGAGTGCGACCCTGCGTTGACCTCCAGTACGGTCAGTGAACTGGCTGAGGCCCGGCGGACCACCTACCTGTCAGGACGCTGGATCTGGGACGACCAGAACGGAGAGACCAGCATCAGCATCACGGGACCGCCCGTCACTCTGCCCAGCAATGGGGACTGCTCTGCCTACTACAGCTGGGTGGAGGAGAAGAGCACCAATCAGGGGCCGG agCTGGACCACATTAACCCAGCCCACACCATCAGTGCCGCCC GTTACTCCACCCAGCTGGTCACCATCCTGTCTCACATCCTGGACGTTCAACCTGCCAAGAAACTGTGCAACAG TGAGTTCTGTGGAGAAAACCTGAGCAGATACCGCTTCACCAGAGCCTTGAGC AAACTCAACACCAACGTCCTGCAC CTGTGCTTCTCCCAG CACGTGGACAGTGAGAAGCTCCACCCCCATCACACCCTGAGGAACGTTATGTTCCTGGTGTCACCTGAGAACCAGAACCTGGGCAG AACCGGCCCGTTTGAGGTCAGTGCCGACCTGGAGGAGTCCATGGAGTTTGTGGAACCGGAGGCGTCAGGTCCGGCCGAGGAGAGTGGAGACGAGGCGGGGGTGACGGACGAGGAGACGGACCTGGGGACGGACTGGGAGACGGTGCCCAGCCCACGCTTCT GCATCCCCTCACAG TCCATGGATCTTTCCCAGAGTGCACTGCAGGTGTCCCAGCCGGCCGCCAACACCGGGGGCATGATCTCCTCAGCCGCAGCCTCCGTATCGTCCTGGTTCCGGGCCTACACCGGACAGCGCTAA